In Maridesulfovibrio bastinii DSM 16055, a single genomic region encodes these proteins:
- a CDS encoding phage tail tape measure protein, with protein sequence MDVFDVFASFNLLDFMSNPLSKIRHGMDQTGAAGSSLSGKMGALTKSMLPFVAAAGLFLASLAPAIGVAANFEQSISEVGAVSGATASQMQTLEQAAQDLGASTAWSASQVASAEKSLAMAGFEVKDNVAALPGVLNLASAAQHDLGSTADIASNILSSFSMKANEMGKVADILTTTFTSSNTTLASLSSTLANAGPVAAAAGASLSDVAAMAGKLGDVGIDASVAGTGIKIMFQRLQAPAGGAAKALKHLGITTKDAQGNMLPIFDILGNLETALSGMGSADKAAYLQKIFGSEAVGPIQALMTTGISTIKEYAASLEKPGKAAEVAAMQLDNFNGATTILGSAFEALQITIGNIFLPVLTYLVKGVTSVVTWLNKLASSPVGRFFIAFAAALAVVVVSIGIFSAVMWAATLAAGALNIALLANPIVLIGAAIVAAAVLIISYWTEIKDFFVGLISYFTPVIDFLSNAFEPVKAAFADVGSDLEDLGSTISEALEPLSDLFDGICEAWDNLAQDFFGGNDDAESSFKVWETISSIIGTGVRNSFILLGAAIRIILNPIKMAISGIKTFVELLSGKISLREAGVRLVSTFVDGIKTMVMVPYNAVKKMLSNVRKLLPFSDAKEGPLSTLTLSGKRTMETLATGVHSGAGSFFDAVSSALSAPGKLLDAGIGALSVPVDMVSRGLDAAGEMLFGPSPEPAEGGAPTAEVSPVNFKPAANTSRSKHSSSKSSGITIQNMTVNMPDVTDAEGFKRELQKLLEKYDG encoded by the coding sequence ATGGACGTATTTGACGTATTCGCATCATTCAATCTTTTAGACTTTATGTCTAATCCATTGAGTAAAATAAGGCACGGTATGGATCAGACCGGTGCTGCCGGTTCTTCTCTGTCTGGTAAAATGGGTGCGCTTACAAAGTCCATGTTGCCATTTGTTGCGGCTGCTGGGCTATTTCTAGCGTCGTTAGCTCCTGCAATCGGTGTTGCGGCTAATTTTGAGCAGTCAATTTCTGAAGTCGGAGCTGTTTCCGGTGCTACCGCTTCTCAAATGCAGACTCTTGAGCAAGCTGCTCAGGATCTTGGAGCCTCCACGGCATGGTCAGCTTCCCAAGTTGCTTCGGCTGAAAAATCACTGGCTATGGCTGGTTTTGAAGTCAAAGACAATGTGGCCGCTTTGCCTGGTGTTTTAAATCTGGCCAGTGCAGCCCAACACGATCTTGGCTCAACCGCTGATATTGCATCGAATATTCTTTCCAGTTTCAGCATGAAAGCTAATGAAATGGGTAAAGTTGCGGACATTCTGACCACCACTTTCACCTCATCAAACACAACACTCGCCTCACTTTCCTCAACTCTTGCCAATGCCGGTCCTGTTGCCGCTGCGGCAGGAGCTTCACTTTCTGATGTAGCAGCTATGGCCGGAAAACTTGGTGACGTCGGTATTGATGCTTCCGTTGCCGGTACCGGTATTAAAATCATGTTTCAGCGTTTGCAGGCTCCTGCCGGTGGAGCCGCGAAGGCTCTTAAGCATTTAGGAATTACCACTAAAGATGCTCAGGGAAACATGCTTCCAATTTTTGATATTCTGGGAAATCTGGAAACTGCCCTTTCTGGCATGGGAAGTGCGGACAAGGCCGCATATTTGCAGAAAATTTTTGGATCTGAGGCTGTTGGTCCCATTCAAGCCCTGATGACTACCGGGATAAGTACTATTAAAGAATACGCAGCGTCGCTGGAGAAGCCCGGCAAAGCCGCAGAAGTCGCGGCCATGCAGCTTGATAATTTTAATGGTGCCACAACCATTTTAGGCTCTGCATTTGAGGCTCTGCAAATCACCATAGGTAATATCTTCCTGCCTGTACTCACATACCTTGTTAAGGGTGTGACCTCAGTTGTGACATGGTTAAATAAGCTTGCAAGTAGTCCTGTAGGACGATTTTTCATTGCTTTTGCTGCGGCTCTGGCCGTTGTGGTCGTTTCTATAGGCATATTCTCCGCAGTTATGTGGGCTGCAACACTGGCTGCTGGAGCACTGAATATTGCCTTGCTGGCTAACCCCATTGTTTTGATCGGCGCAGCAATTGTCGCAGCCGCAGTTTTGATCATTTCTTATTGGACAGAGATTAAAGATTTTTTTGTCGGGCTTATTTCATATTTCACTCCAGTAATAGATTTTCTGTCCAATGCTTTTGAGCCGGTAAAAGCTGCGTTTGCTGATGTCGGATCAGACCTTGAGGACCTCGGTTCAACAATATCAGAAGCCTTAGAACCACTTTCTGACCTTTTCGATGGGATTTGTGAGGCATGGGACAATCTGGCGCAGGATTTCTTTGGTGGTAATGACGACGCAGAATCCAGTTTTAAAGTTTGGGAAACAATTAGTTCTATAATCGGTACAGGCGTGCGTAACTCCTTTATTCTTCTCGGTGCAGCCATTCGAATAATCTTGAACCCAATTAAAATGGCCATTTCAGGTATCAAAACCTTTGTTGAATTATTAAGTGGCAAAATTTCATTGCGTGAAGCCGGTGTAAGGCTTGTTTCAACATTTGTTGACGGTATAAAAACAATGGTCATGGTTCCGTATAATGCAGTTAAAAAGATGTTGTCCAACGTCCGTAAATTGCTTCCGTTTTCGGATGCTAAAGAAGGACCGCTCTCAACGCTCACATTATCTGGTAAGCGCACAATGGAAACTCTGGCCACCGGAGTTCATTCCGGAGCAGGCAGCTTTTTTGATGCTGTCTCTTCAGCTCTTTCAGCACCGGGAAAATTATTAGACGCTGGAATTGGGGCACTATCCGTTCCCGTAGATATGGTCAGCAGAGGTCTTGACGCAGCTGGTGAAATGCTTTTCGGACCAAGCCCTGAACCGGCGGAAGGTGGTGCTCCGACAGCGGAAGTTTCTCCGGTTAATTTCAAACCGGCTGCAAACACTTCCAGATCGAAGCACAGCTCGTCAAAGTCCAGCGGGATCACGATTCAAAACATGACCGTAAATATGCCTGATGTGACTGACGCAGAAGGTTTTAAGCGTGAGCTGCAAAAACTTTTGGAGAAGTACGATGGCTAA
- a CDS encoding phage tail protein encodes MDFKDYIFKKLRWPLCMSSGPIAVVVHGLARVFNDVVMDINWLRDQFNPATCENQFVQPLAESRGIKRHRLETDDNKFRQRVVKAFAWQLLGGKSAGMPVLLKHFGYETEEPVNLRSEDQKRWAEFRINLTTPISPIQQDDFELLGWAINESKPARSKLASIRVAKKFFSNVYIRGYLRKTRTRTIYPADLGPTKSGPASVYIGGAVIRTRIRTIRSV; translated from the coding sequence GTGGATTTTAAAGACTACATTTTTAAAAAATTACGCTGGCCACTTTGTATGAGTTCAGGCCCTATTGCCGTCGTAGTTCACGGATTGGCGCGGGTCTTTAACGATGTCGTCATGGATATTAACTGGCTGCGTGATCAATTTAACCCCGCGACATGTGAGAATCAGTTCGTACAACCATTAGCCGAATCACGAGGTATAAAGCGTCACCGTCTTGAAACTGACGATAACAAATTTCGCCAGCGCGTAGTTAAAGCTTTTGCCTGGCAGCTTCTAGGCGGCAAATCGGCTGGCATGCCGGTGCTGCTTAAGCATTTTGGATATGAAACCGAGGAGCCCGTAAATCTCCGAAGTGAAGACCAAAAGCGTTGGGCTGAATTTAGAATCAATCTTACCACACCTATTTCACCCATTCAGCAAGATGATTTCGAGCTTTTAGGCTGGGCCATAAATGAATCAAAGCCAGCACGTTCAAAATTAGCATCAATCAGAGTTGCTAAAAAATTTTTTTCCAATGTTTATATAAGAGGATACCTCCGAAAAACCAGAACTCGAACAATTTATCCAGCAGATTTAGGACCTACAAAATCTGGTCCAGCTAGTGTGTATATCGGAGGAGCAGTTATTCGGACACGTATCAGGACTATAAGGAGCGTATGA
- a CDS encoding phage virion morphogenesis protein, which yields MGGVRFKMDMSKLMRGVGAAAERVQHSQELMDAIGETLVSSTIQRFQDGAGPDGKRWKPSKRAESEGGQTLVKSGQLRNSISYEASPKMVCVGTNKIYARIHHLGGKAGRGLKVKLPARPYLGIDDEDRAEIKELMMEELKSMFGA from the coding sequence ATGGGTGGCGTCCGTTTTAAAATGGATATGAGCAAACTAATGAGAGGAGTTGGAGCTGCCGCAGAACGTGTTCAACATAGTCAGGAACTTATGGATGCAATAGGTGAAACGCTTGTCAGTTCAACAATACAGCGTTTTCAGGATGGTGCAGGCCCGGATGGTAAGAGATGGAAACCAAGTAAACGCGCAGAATCCGAGGGTGGACAGACTCTTGTTAAGTCCGGCCAGCTCCGCAATTCCATAAGTTATGAAGCTAGCCCCAAAATGGTCTGCGTCGGGACCAATAAAATTTATGCTCGCATCCACCATCTAGGAGGTAAGGCCGGGCGTGGTTTGAAAGTGAAGCTACCCGCAAGGCCGTATCTTGGCATTGATGATGAAGACCGCGCCGAAATCAAAGAGCTGATGATGGAAGAACTTAAATCTATGTTCGGCGCATAA
- a CDS encoding baseplate J/gp47 family protein, translated as MSIPVKKTLDEIREEIFTRINEVQDEYSDKGWLPNRLNLNKGVIRGLIEVFAFSLFKLYELLAIILENAFPKTSTGDWADLHAEQLELTRKVATKASGNVVFNGEESGNVKIPAGRIIKTAPDGTGAVYRFITTKEAVIPDGQTRVTVPVEAEEYGRGANAAAGQICEISTTISKVTAVTNTSDWLISEGADEETDAQLGQRYVLRWMEKNGCTKYAYASWAMSISGVIAVKVLDQHPRGQGTVDVVVKGANGIPTNELLSKVHDAISSNFPINDDWIVKGPKSVPVVINAELVLVSGSASEIISEVQNRITTLFTDPTTVPSITPLQIGEDLTRDRLVSTIMAVSGVKLINWKSPITDVFVAADALAVLDGINITSKWADED; from the coding sequence ATGTCAATCCCCGTTAAGAAGACACTAGATGAAATACGCGAAGAAATATTTACCAGGATAAATGAAGTTCAAGACGAATATTCGGATAAGGGATGGCTTCCAAATCGACTAAATCTGAATAAAGGCGTCATACGCGGACTTATAGAAGTCTTCGCTTTCAGTCTGTTCAAACTCTATGAACTGCTTGCCATCATACTTGAAAATGCTTTTCCAAAGACATCCACCGGAGACTGGGCGGACTTACATGCTGAGCAGCTAGAGCTGACCCGTAAGGTTGCAACCAAGGCCAGTGGCAATGTTGTGTTTAATGGTGAAGAGTCCGGTAATGTTAAAATCCCTGCTGGCAGAATTATTAAGACCGCACCAGACGGTACCGGAGCCGTTTACCGCTTCATCACTACTAAAGAAGCGGTCATCCCTGATGGTCAGACTCGCGTTACCGTTCCTGTTGAAGCTGAAGAGTACGGACGCGGAGCAAATGCCGCGGCTGGTCAGATTTGTGAAATTTCAACAACAATATCTAAAGTTACAGCAGTAACAAACACATCTGACTGGCTCATAAGTGAGGGAGCGGATGAAGAAACCGACGCCCAACTAGGTCAGAGATATGTACTGCGATGGATGGAAAAAAACGGTTGTACCAAATATGCTTATGCTTCATGGGCGATGTCTATTTCTGGTGTTATTGCAGTAAAGGTTCTCGATCAACATCCTCGTGGCCAGGGAACTGTAGATGTTGTTGTGAAAGGAGCAAATGGAATTCCAACTAATGAATTATTGTCCAAAGTACATGACGCTATTTCATCAAATTTCCCGATAAATGATGACTGGATTGTGAAAGGCCCCAAGTCTGTACCTGTTGTAATTAATGCCGAGCTGGTTCTCGTGTCCGGTTCAGCCTCAGAAATAATTTCTGAGGTTCAAAATAGAATTACTACATTGTTTACTGATCCTACTACCGTGCCAAGCATTACCCCTCTCCAGATCGGGGAAGACCTAACCCGTGACCGGTTAGTGTCCACTATTATGGCCGTATCAGGTGTTAAATTAATCAACTGGAAATCTCCGATAACAGATGTGTTTGTCGCTGCTGATGCGCTGGCCGTGCTAGATGGCATAAACATAACCAGCAAATGGGCAGATGAGGATTAG
- a CDS encoding Com family DNA-binding transcriptional regulator — protein sequence MRKNEIRCGKCNRLLAIGTAENIEIKCPRCGTLNHVRATSPNKESLRASLGEPNEGRQSFQRSRFN from the coding sequence ATGAGAAAAAACGAAATTAGATGCGGCAAATGTAATCGTCTGCTTGCTATAGGCACAGCAGAAAATATTGAAATAAAATGCCCCAGATGTGGGACATTAAACCATGTGAGAGCCACGAGCCCCAATAAAGAAAGCCTTAGAGCATCATTAGGAGAACCTAATGAAGGTAGGCAGTCTTTTCAGCGGAGTCGGTTTAACTGA
- a CDS encoding DUF2586 domain-containing protein encodes MSSHDVFEYIVDGTSGLVPGDVSGKALIAGVCSKGTAGKIYYLGKSSDLNGLLGAGPLVDRLNDIFTVCGQSATVLAVPVPGSPAGYIGAVEHIGEGPEIEIHGLAAINADVVISVTDGGAPGVAKVKISNDGGENFDAATVVPENGQITINDTGVTIVLEFGDLIKDDSYSFVVRSAIGPVEQIGHGPQITAAGTVTMAAQILMQVVKSGGRNKGQYKISTDGGDNYGPYRTIPIDGLISVGDTGVSISFPEGEYTFGTEYCFDLMAPVPTITSVIESLALPLESIDPEFVHICGPSDSIDWTALGSLADDLFNKHRPTIFTCESRLPNAAEDLNDFTTAMKIERRSVSARFVAVCTAFGETTNRTGESVLRNAGGLLAGRILSIPVQRDIGRVRDQGITPLKLPEGYAESMQSELETAGFITATTYAGLSGVYWGDARTLADATSDYQYLEVLRVTFKAIRLLRIQALKSLKDEAGDPILGLDASGLSYLKANLENALDTMTKAKPKEMAAYVVNIPDGQDIVNNGVAVEVTLIGIPIIKSIKLYASYVYAGSSFDPRLSA; translated from the coding sequence ATGTCATCTCATGATGTTTTTGAATATATTGTAGACGGAACTTCCGGCCTTGTTCCCGGTGATGTCTCCGGCAAGGCTCTTATAGCCGGGGTGTGCTCAAAAGGAACTGCCGGTAAAATATACTATCTTGGTAAAAGTTCTGATTTAAACGGACTGCTCGGTGCTGGACCTCTTGTCGATCGACTAAATGATATTTTTACTGTTTGCGGTCAGTCCGCAACCGTTCTTGCCGTTCCGGTTCCAGGAAGTCCAGCCGGTTATATCGGGGCCGTTGAACATATAGGAGAAGGCCCGGAGATTGAAATTCACGGTTTGGCGGCAATAAATGCTGACGTGGTTATATCAGTAACCGATGGTGGTGCTCCCGGAGTCGCAAAAGTTAAAATATCAAATGATGGCGGTGAAAATTTTGATGCTGCAACCGTAGTACCTGAGAATGGACAGATTACAATAAATGATACCGGAGTCACCATTGTTTTGGAATTCGGGGATCTAATCAAAGATGATAGTTATTCTTTTGTAGTACGCTCCGCAATTGGCCCAGTTGAACAGATTGGACACGGACCCCAAATTACCGCAGCTGGAACCGTAACCATGGCGGCCCAGATACTTATGCAGGTTGTTAAATCCGGTGGCAGAAACAAAGGACAGTATAAAATATCGACTGACGGAGGCGATAACTACGGACCATACAGGACAATCCCAATTGATGGTCTTATTTCCGTTGGTGACACCGGAGTAAGCATATCATTTCCTGAGGGGGAATATACTTTCGGAACTGAATACTGTTTTGATCTTATGGCTCCTGTTCCAACAATTACAAGTGTAATAGAGTCTCTGGCTCTTCCTCTTGAAAGTATAGACCCGGAATTTGTGCATATCTGCGGTCCTTCAGATTCCATTGACTGGACAGCTTTAGGCAGCCTTGCCGATGATCTTTTTAATAAACACCGCCCGACAATTTTCACCTGTGAATCAAGACTCCCGAATGCTGCTGAAGATCTGAATGATTTTACAACGGCCATGAAAATAGAACGCAGGAGCGTTTCAGCAAGATTTGTGGCTGTCTGCACGGCCTTTGGAGAGACTACCAACCGCACAGGAGAAAGCGTTCTGCGAAATGCTGGAGGACTTCTTGCCGGGCGTATTTTGAGCATACCGGTCCAGCGTGACATTGGCCGGGTGCGTGATCAGGGCATAACCCCGTTAAAACTTCCTGAAGGATATGCTGAAAGTATGCAGTCTGAGCTTGAAACAGCCGGATTTATTACCGCAACGACTTACGCCGGTCTTTCTGGAGTCTACTGGGGAGATGCCAGAACTCTTGCCGATGCCACCAGCGATTATCAGTATCTGGAAGTTCTGCGGGTAACTTTTAAGGCTATTCGTCTCTTGAGAATACAGGCTTTAAAGTCCCTCAAAGATGAGGCCGGGGACCCGATTCTTGGCCTTGACGCTTCCGGTCTTTCCTATCTGAAAGCAAATCTAGAGAATGCTCTTGATACCATGACCAAGGCCAAGCCGAAAGAAATGGCTGCTTATGTGGTCAATATTCCTGACGGTCAGGACATAGTAAATAATGGTGTTGCCGTTGAGGTAACCCTAATCGGCATCCCGATTATCAAATCCATTAAACTTTACGCCAGCTATGTTTATGCGGGCAGTTCATTTGACCCGCGTCTTTCCGCGTAA
- a CDS encoding SDR family oxidoreductase → MKYTKKILVVGATGYIGGRLVPRLLDDGWDVRIAVRTVEKAMSRPWSGHRNLEIVQSDLLNRESIEAAATDCFAVYYLVHSMGGHDSNFSFVDRKAAINMVHAANKNNIERIIYLSGLGNRNDALSEHLKSRAETAEILALSSAKLTCLRAAMILGSGSASFEILRYLADRLPIMVTPRWVDTRTQPIAVSNVLTYLVGCLNSPLTAGKVYDIGGPDVLSFAEMFQLYAQVCGLRKRIMIRLPFISPGLSSHWLNLITPVPISIARPLVDGLRNETVCEENSIREIIPQELLSVSDTFKIALQKVDQKRIDTCWHDAGQTLPAEWTIYGDPSYSGGQELQCGYRCLLAAEPKDIWPVISGIGGDSGWYAFNSLWKIRGWIDKIIGGVGLRRGRRDPKDIFEQDALDFWRVLKVEPEVELVLQAEMKLPGEALLEFILVRKGENKTELIMLSHFLPKGLAGLLYWYAVYPLHHLVFSGMLNKMAEASLAEIVSAPERYTPVWRNAAKCLFKTNIEK, encoded by the coding sequence ATGAAATATACCAAAAAAATTTTAGTAGTCGGAGCTACAGGTTATATCGGCGGACGTCTTGTCCCAAGACTTCTCGATGATGGCTGGGATGTGCGTATAGCTGTGCGGACTGTCGAAAAAGCAATGTCCAGACCGTGGAGTGGACATAGAAATTTAGAGATTGTTCAATCGGATCTTTTAAATCGTGAGTCTATCGAAGCGGCAGCAACGGATTGTTTTGCTGTCTATTATCTTGTTCATTCTATGGGTGGACATGATAGTAATTTTTCCTTTGTTGATCGTAAAGCTGCCATAAATATGGTCCATGCAGCTAATAAAAATAATATAGAACGAATTATTTACTTGAGTGGGCTTGGGAATAGAAACGATGCTCTGAGTGAGCATTTGAAAAGTAGAGCAGAAACTGCGGAAATACTGGCTTTATCATCTGCAAAATTAACTTGCCTCAGGGCTGCAATGATTCTTGGTTCAGGGAGTGCTTCATTTGAGATTTTAAGATATCTGGCTGACAGACTTCCGATTATGGTAACCCCGCGCTGGGTGGATACCAGAACACAGCCTATAGCGGTATCTAATGTATTAACTTATCTTGTCGGATGTCTGAACTCACCGCTCACCGCTGGAAAAGTATACGATATTGGCGGACCGGATGTTTTATCCTTTGCTGAAATGTTTCAGCTTTACGCACAGGTATGTGGTTTAAGAAAAAGGATTATGATCAGATTGCCTTTTATAAGTCCCGGATTAAGCTCGCACTGGCTTAATTTAATAACTCCTGTCCCTATATCAATAGCCCGACCATTGGTTGACGGGTTACGAAACGAGACCGTTTGTGAAGAAAATTCGATAAGAGAAATAATCCCGCAGGAATTATTGAGCGTGAGTGATACTTTTAAAATTGCCTTACAGAAAGTTGATCAGAAACGCATTGATACCTGCTGGCACGATGCAGGGCAGACTTTGCCTGCCGAATGGACGATTTATGGTGATCCTTCATACTCTGGAGGACAGGAATTGCAATGCGGATACAGATGTCTGCTGGCAGCTGAGCCAAAGGATATCTGGCCTGTTATTTCCGGTATCGGAGGCGATTCAGGTTGGTATGCTTTTAATTCGTTATGGAAGATTAGGGGATGGATAGATAAGATTATCGGTGGAGTTGGTCTTAGGAGAGGGCGTAGGGACCCTAAAGATATTTTTGAGCAGGATGCTTTGGATTTTTGGAGAGTTTTAAAAGTTGAACCTGAAGTTGAGCTGGTTCTTCAGGCAGAGATGAAGCTTCCAGGAGAAGCCCTGCTCGAATTTATTTTAGTCAGAAAAGGAGAAAACAAAACAGAATTGATAATGCTTTCGCATTTTTTACCGAAGGGGTTGGCAGGATTATTATATTGGTATGCGGTTTATCCTTTGCATCATCTTGTTTTTTCAGGAATGTTGAATAAAATGGCAGAAGCTTCTCTAGCTGAAATAGTATCAGCTCCAGAGAGATATACACCAGTATGGCGTAATGCAGCTAAATGTCTTTTTAAAACAAATATTGAAAAATAA
- a CDS encoding DNA cytosine methyltransferase, translated as MKVGSLFSGVGLTDFGLELAGFEHAWFCEIEPYAQNILSKRWPGKQIYKDIKELDGNDVEKVDLLSGGFPCQDVSCGGKRKGITKETRSGLWYEYARIIRQILPKYVLIENVPGLRSKGFDIVLKELAKIGYDAEWIVLSAAQFGAPHLRERLFVVAYPHSYGDDNTTGTRRIFTEARINAVNFQLNSKASWNNLQIDRTTPEKICKAYPGPIIHRMDDGGADWLDRLKALGNGITPQQAHFVGSLILDHDFNILNLLTNE; from the coding sequence ATGAAGGTAGGCAGTCTTTTCAGCGGAGTCGGTTTAACTGACTTTGGTCTGGAGTTGGCCGGGTTTGAGCACGCTTGGTTTTGTGAAATAGAACCATACGCTCAAAACATACTCTCCAAGAGGTGGCCCGGAAAACAAATTTATAAAGATATAAAGGAGCTTGATGGAAATGATGTTGAAAAAGTCGATCTGCTCTCAGGTGGATTCCCATGCCAAGACGTCTCATGTGGAGGCAAAAGAAAAGGTATTACAAAAGAAACCAGGTCAGGATTATGGTATGAATATGCCCGTATTATTCGCCAAATTCTTCCCAAATACGTACTCATTGAAAATGTACCAGGTCTCAGGTCTAAAGGGTTTGACATTGTCCTCAAAGAGTTGGCCAAGATCGGGTATGATGCTGAATGGATCGTGCTATCTGCTGCCCAGTTTGGTGCGCCGCATCTGCGTGAAAGATTGTTCGTTGTTGCCTACCCCCACAGTTATGGGGATGACAACACAACTGGCACACGGCGGATATTTACGGAAGCACGAATCAATGCAGTCAACTTCCAACTTAATTCCAAAGCTAGCTGGAATAATCTTCAAATTGACAGGACAACGCCCGAAAAAATTTGCAAAGCATATCCCGGACCCATCATTCATAGAATGGATGATGGGGGTGCCGACTGGTTGGACAGACTTAAAGCACTTGGAAACGGCATCACACCACAGCAAGCGCACTTTGTCGGCAGCTTAATTCTTGATCATGATTTTAACATATTGAATTTACTAACTAATGAGTAA